In Desulfovibrio sp. 86, the following proteins share a genomic window:
- a CDS encoding NADH-quinone oxidoreductase subunit N, with amino-acid sequence MNIHLFLPELALLAGCLAAFCMTIGKAGKNAMRVSILCAALAYTLAAIWTLPLKGSLFYDAYRVDLFSQMVKCAMGLGFCLMLFFGGEVKGIDDDVKAEYYLFLLTALLGLTLLVSSVELVTLFIALELSSYSLYLLVPMRSATDGQTWHVEAAVKYLFFGVASSGIMLFGISWIFGLTGTTYMSGILPVLHTVSSQPVGVMALVMLLCGMFFKLAVFPFHFWTPDVYQGASNETTAFISALPKVAAVAVLARFCALAAPDSIALPTLLTVLSVCSMFYGNLTALVQKDVKRMLGFSGIAHAGYILLGMVTLKAWGFATALYYGIGYLFMMLAAFLVLYTVAPNGGNVTVKNLNGLSRRSPLLAFIMTVSMFALAGIPPFAGFMGKFMLLTSAYKSGYVLLVVIAAINTAIGIYYYLQVVRAVYAEDEANAADVPVTTAGTRVAGVCLVAITLALGIMPETVVDMAVKAMQAAW; translated from the coding sequence ATGAACATACACCTTTTTCTTCCTGAGTTGGCCCTTCTGGCAGGCTGCCTTGCGGCTTTCTGCATGACCATCGGCAAGGCTGGAAAAAACGCCATGCGCGTTTCAATACTCTGCGCCGCCCTGGCCTACACCCTGGCCGCCATATGGACGTTGCCGCTCAAGGGCAGCCTTTTTTACGACGCATACCGTGTGGATCTTTTTTCACAGATGGTAAAATGCGCCATGGGCCTCGGCTTTTGCCTCATGCTGTTCTTCGGGGGTGAGGTCAAGGGCATTGATGACGACGTAAAGGCCGAATACTACCTCTTTTTACTGACGGCACTGCTGGGGCTGACCCTGCTTGTCAGCAGCGTCGAGCTTGTGACCCTGTTTATCGCGCTGGAACTGTCGTCCTACTCCCTCTACCTTCTCGTGCCCATGCGCTCCGCGACTGACGGGCAGACGTGGCATGTGGAGGCGGCCGTCAAATATCTGTTCTTCGGTGTTGCCAGTTCGGGTATCATGCTGTTTGGCATAAGCTGGATATTCGGCCTGACCGGAACCACCTACATGTCCGGCATACTGCCCGTGCTGCACACGGTTTCCTCCCAGCCCGTGGGCGTCATGGCGCTGGTCATGCTGCTGTGCGGCATGTTCTTCAAGCTGGCGGTATTTCCTTTCCACTTCTGGACGCCCGATGTTTACCAAGGCGCGTCCAACGAAACCACGGCCTTTATTTCCGCTCTGCCCAAGGTGGCGGCTGTGGCTGTTCTGGCACGGTTCTGCGCGCTGGCGGCTCCGGATTCCATAGCCTTGCCAACCCTGCTCACCGTGCTTTCCGTGTGTTCGATGTTTTATGGCAACCTGACGGCCCTTGTGCAAAAAGACGTCAAACGCATGCTCGGTTTTTCGGGTATAGCCCATGCGGGGTACATCCTGCTGGGCATGGTCACCCTCAAAGCCTGGGGCTTCGCCACTGCCCTGTACTACGGCATCGGCTATCTCTTCATGATGCTGGCGGCCTTTCTGGTGCTGTACACCGTGGCTCCCAACGGCGGCAATGTGACCGTCAAGAATCTCAACGGACTTTCCCGCCGTTCGCCCCTGCTGGCCTTCATCATGACCGTGAGCATGTTCGCCCTGGCGGGCATTCCGCCTTTTGCGGGCTTTATGGGCAAGTTCATGCTGCTCACGAGCGCGTACAAGTCCGGCTATGTGCTGCTGGTGGTCATCGCGGCCATCAATACGGCCATTGGCATCTATTATTACCTGCAGGTGGTTCGCGCCGTGTACGCCGAGGACGAAGCCAATGCGGCGGACGTTCCTGTGACGACGGCCGGAACCCGCGTTGCTGGCGTCTGTCTTGTGGCCATAACGCTCGCGCTGGGCATTATGCCTGAAACCGTGGTGGACATGGCGGTCAAGGCCATGCAGGCCGCCTGGTAA
- a CDS encoding NuoI/complex I 23 kDa subunit family protein has product MTAYFKDILGGAWSLVVGLSITLRYFFKPVVTKQYPYEVLPIPPRYRGHIDLVYDEKTGSDKCIVCGSCQKACPSGCISLAGEKPEGAKQKKLTTYQLDFTKCSLCGLCVESCPTDALTFSRDYNLAGFDADEYRFDLVKRLKERP; this is encoded by the coding sequence ATGACTGCCTATTTCAAAGACATCCTGGGCGGCGCATGGAGCCTGGTAGTGGGGCTGTCCATCACCCTGCGCTATTTCTTCAAGCCCGTGGTGACCAAACAGTACCCCTATGAGGTGCTGCCCATTCCACCACGCTATCGCGGGCACATCGACCTTGTGTATGACGAAAAAACCGGCTCGGACAAATGCATTGTCTGCGGGTCCTGCCAAAAGGCCTGCCCCTCGGGCTGCATTTCCCTTGCTGGCGAGAAACCCGAGGGCGCCAAACAGAAGAAGCTCACCACCTATCAACTGGATTTCACCAAGTGCAGCCTTTGCGGACTGTGCGTTGAATCCTGCCCCACGGATGCCCTGACTTTTTCGAGGGATTACAACCTGGCAGGCTTTGACGCTGACGAATACCGCTTCGATCTTGTCAAAAGACTCAAGGAGCGCCCGTGA
- the nuoH gene encoding NADH-quinone oxidoreductase subunit NuoH, with amino-acid sequence MQLPDPEVLRLIAYLVGFFAFVGLNAAYLVWLERKEAGHIQRRIGPKEVGPFGLFQPLADALKLMSKQVFIPQGADRVLYLVGPVLVMTPAFMSFVTIPYAENLGARNLNVGLLAIFSFASINVLGLLLGAWGSRNKYAIISAARVVSQNVAYEIPMLLVVVSLVMVTGSLNLHDIVITQAGGFWNWNILRLSASPLMPVAFVIFFICMLAETNRAPFDMAEAESELIAGAFTEYGGMGFGVFFMGEYANMVVGSSVLTILFLGGWGCPLGLWPGVHWFLIKLYAVIFTVIWIRWTFPRTTFYGLLNLSWKVLIPIALANLILTSALLKVL; translated from the coding sequence ATGCAGCTGCCTGATCCCGAAGTATTGCGCCTTATTGCCTATCTGGTGGGTTTTTTCGCCTTTGTGGGTCTTAACGCCGCCTATCTTGTCTGGCTGGAACGCAAGGAAGCCGGGCATATACAACGGCGTATAGGCCCCAAAGAAGTTGGCCCGTTCGGCCTGTTTCAGCCCCTGGCCGACGCGCTCAAGCTCATGAGCAAGCAGGTGTTTATCCCCCAGGGGGCCGACCGGGTGCTGTACCTTGTGGGGCCGGTGCTGGTCATGACCCCGGCGTTCATGAGCTTTGTCACCATCCCCTATGCGGAAAACCTGGGCGCGCGAAACCTGAACGTGGGTCTGCTGGCCATATTCTCCTTTGCCTCCATCAACGTGCTGGGGCTGCTGCTGGGCGCATGGGGTTCGCGCAATAAATACGCCATCATATCGGCCGCCCGCGTGGTTTCGCAAAACGTGGCCTATGAAATACCCATGCTGCTGGTGGTGGTGAGCCTCGTAATGGTGACCGGTTCCCTGAACCTGCACGACATCGTCATTACCCAGGCGGGCGGCTTCTGGAACTGGAACATACTGCGGCTTTCGGCCAGCCCGCTCATGCCCGTGGCCTTTGTCATCTTCTTTATCTGTATGCTGGCAGAAACCAACCGCGCCCCCTTTGACATGGCCGAAGCCGAAAGCGAGCTTATTGCCGGAGCCTTTACCGAATACGGCGGCATGGGATTTGGCGTGTTCTTTATGGGTGAATACGCCAACATGGTGGTGGGCAGCAGCGTTCTCACCATTCTTTTCCTGGGCGGCTGGGGCTGCCCCCTGGGTCTGTGGCCCGGCGTCCACTGGTTTCTCATCAAGCTTTATGCCGTCATCTTCACGGTCATCTGGATACGCTGGACCTTTCCGCGCACCACATTTTACGGTCTGCTCAACCTTTCATGGAAGGTGCTTATTCCCATAGCCCTTGCAAACCTCATTCTTACGAGCGCGCTGCTCAAGGTGCTGTAA
- a CDS encoding NADH-quinone oxidoreductase subunit D yields MNVLPQCPIDEYFVLNLGPQHPATHGVLRIKLVMDGEYVFEAEPVLGYIHRMHEKMAENRTWAQFFPNTGRMDYLHALAYNHGYACVVERAASIEVPERAEYIRVITAELNRISSHLLWFGAFVLDLGGFSPLLYAFDDREHILDLLESVTGSRLTYCYFRFGGVANDIDDAFITGTRAFIKRMRRRLIKYHDLVTKNIIIMKRLKEIGYVPAEMCRKYGATGPVARGAGIEYDVRRHEPYSVYDRFTFDVPVYTEADSMARYMVRMDEIEQSLRIIEQALDQLPNGPVMAPKVPKNIKPPKGDYYHAVETARGLLGMRAVSDGSTTPWRLKLRTPCFANLLVFGEASRGMLLPDALAMLGSLDLVIPDIDR; encoded by the coding sequence ATGAACGTTCTGCCACAATGCCCCATTGACGAATATTTCGTGCTGAACCTTGGGCCGCAGCATCCTGCCACCCACGGCGTGCTGCGCATCAAGCTGGTCATGGACGGCGAGTATGTTTTCGAAGCGGAGCCGGTGCTGGGCTACATCCACCGCATGCACGAAAAAATGGCTGAAAACCGCACATGGGCGCAGTTTTTCCCCAATACAGGCCGCATGGACTACCTGCACGCCCTGGCCTACAACCACGGCTACGCCTGTGTTGTGGAACGCGCCGCCTCCATCGAGGTGCCGGAACGCGCCGAATATATCCGCGTCATCACGGCGGAGCTGAACCGCATATCCAGCCATTTGCTCTGGTTCGGAGCCTTTGTGCTGGACCTCGGGGGATTTTCGCCCCTGCTGTACGCCTTTGACGACCGCGAACACATCCTTGATCTTCTCGAATCCGTCACAGGCTCGCGCCTGACCTACTGCTACTTCCGCTTCGGCGGCGTCGCCAACGACATCGACGACGCATTCATCACGGGCACGCGCGCCTTCATCAAGCGCATGCGCAGACGGCTCATCAAATATCATGATCTTGTGACCAAAAACATCATTATCATGAAGCGTCTGAAGGAGATAGGCTATGTCCCGGCAGAGATGTGCCGCAAGTACGGCGCTACAGGGCCGGTGGCCAGAGGCGCGGGCATTGAGTACGACGTGCGCCGCCATGAGCCCTATTCCGTTTATGACCGCTTTACCTTTGACGTGCCGGTCTACACCGAGGCGGACTCCATGGCCCGCTACATGGTGCGCATGGACGAGATAGAGCAGAGCCTGCGCATCATCGAGCAGGCTCTGGACCAACTGCCCAACGGCCCCGTCATGGCTCCCAAGGTTCCCAAAAACATCAAGCCGCCCAAGGGCGACTACTATCATGCTGTTGAAACGGCGCGGGGCCTTCTTGGCATGCGCGCGGTGAGTGATGGAAGCACTACCCCCTGGCGGCTCAAGCTGCGCACCCCCTGCTTTGCCAACCTGCTGGTTTTTGGCGAGGCCAGCCGGGGCATGCTGTTGCCTGACGCCCTTGCCATGCTTGGCAGTTTGGATCTGGTTATTCCCGACATCGACAGGTGA
- a CDS encoding NADH-quinone oxidoreductase subunit M, whose amino-acid sequence MQFLSMNTSGFPILSVLIFLPLAGAAIVPLLGSEKQAKIWALLITLVNGALSLPLFCDFSLASAQYQFAEHHSWIASFNINYTLGVDGISLLLVLMTTLIMPLCVLGSWKYIQSRVKEFMICLLIMETSMLGVFMALDLVLFYIFWEAMLIPMFLLIAVWGGPRKTYASIKFFLYTLAGSVFLLVAIVALYIHEGTFSIPTLMGQQYAANFQLLIFLAFFVAFAIKVPMFPFHTWLPAAHVEAPTAGSVILASVLLKMGTYGFMRFCLPITPTATVSLMPALQWLSIAGILYGGFTALAQQDMKKLIAYSSVGHMGFVTLGIFALDARGLEGALLQMINHGITTGALFLCVGMIYERNHSRELSAAAGLGRFMPIYVTYLTIFSLSSLAFPGTNSFVGEFLILAGAFFNNKIVAACAIPGAVLAAAYMLRMLQRVIWGGTHNPDQSKLWDLGWRETVTLAPLMVFVFWIGLAPEPFLRVMRPSLTHLLVQTGYHAPQTQALAEFFAR is encoded by the coding sequence ATGCAATTTCTGAGCATGAACACTTCAGGTTTTCCCATTCTTTCCGTGCTGATATTCCTGCCGTTGGCGGGGGCCGCCATTGTGCCTTTGCTTGGCAGTGAAAAACAGGCGAAAATATGGGCCTTGTTGATTACCTTGGTCAACGGCGCGCTGTCGCTCCCGCTTTTTTGCGACTTTTCCCTGGCGTCGGCGCAGTACCAGTTCGCCGAACACCATTCGTGGATCGCGTCTTTCAACATCAACTACACGCTTGGGGTGGACGGCATATCCCTGCTGCTGGTGCTCATGACCACGCTCATCATGCCCCTGTGCGTTCTGGGATCGTGGAAGTACATCCAGAGCCGGGTCAAGGAGTTCATGATCTGCCTGCTTATTATGGAGACGTCCATGCTGGGCGTGTTCATGGCCCTTGACCTTGTGCTCTTCTATATTTTCTGGGAAGCCATGCTCATCCCCATGTTCCTGCTCATCGCCGTATGGGGAGGGCCGCGCAAGACCTACGCCTCCATCAAGTTCTTTCTCTACACCCTTGCGGGTTCGGTTTTTCTGCTGGTGGCCATTGTGGCCCTGTACATACACGAGGGAACCTTCAGCATTCCCACCCTTATGGGGCAGCAATACGCGGCCAACTTCCAGTTGCTGATTTTTCTGGCTTTCTTTGTGGCCTTTGCCATCAAGGTGCCCATGTTTCCCTTTCACACATGGCTGCCGGCAGCCCACGTGGAAGCGCCCACGGCAGGCTCCGTCATTCTGGCCTCTGTCCTGCTTAAAATGGGCACCTACGGCTTTATGCGCTTTTGCCTGCCCATCACGCCCACCGCCACGGTAAGCCTGATGCCCGCCCTGCAATGGCTTTCCATCGCGGGTATTCTCTACGGCGGTTTTACCGCCCTGGCCCAGCAGGACATGAAAAAGCTCATTGCCTATTCCAGTGTGGGCCACATGGGTTTTGTGACGCTGGGAATATTCGCCCTTGACGCGCGTGGGCTGGAAGGCGCGTTATTGCAGATGATCAATCACGGCATCACCACTGGGGCCTTGTTCTTGTGCGTGGGCATGATCTATGAGCGCAACCACAGCCGCGAGCTTTCAGCGGCGGCCGGGCTTGGTCGGTTTATGCCCATCTACGTGACCTATCTGACGATTTTTTCTCTTTCGTCACTAGCCTTCCCCGGCACCAACAGCTTTGTGGGCGAGTTCCTGATTCTGGCCGGGGCCTTCTTCAACAACAAGATTGTGGCCGCCTGCGCCATACCCGGCGCGGTGCTTGCCGCAGCCTACATGCTGCGCATGCTGCAAAGGGTCATATGGGGCGGCACCCACAATCCCGACCAGTCAAAGCTGTGGGATCTGGGCTGGCGTGAAACCGTGACCCTGGCTCCCCTGATGGTCTTTGTTTTCTGGATTGGCCTGGCTCCCGAGCCTTTTCTGCGCGTCATGCGCCCGAGCCTTACCCACCTTCTGGTACAGACGGGCTACCACGCCCCCCAAACGCAGGCTCTGGCGGAATTTTTCGCCCGCTGA
- a CDS encoding Na(+)/H(+) antiporter subunit D produces MMIDTWIHPSAILLAGAVILPCLPKAWRKIFLVMVPLLAFADVVSMQGHNGVFGSLRFMDATMIFGRVDALSMVFAYIMSLMCIIGTVYGLHVENPLEQSAAWVYVAGSLGVIFCGDYLTLFLFWEIMAFSSVFLVWFRRRKESLATGYRYLLVHTAGGLMLLAGIVLRYKATGGDMSFGPIGVDSPQLYTWLILAGFLLNAAVPPLHAWLPDAYGEATVAGAVFMCAFTTKTAVYALARGFAGMEILVPLGVIMALYGVVYAVLENDARRLLAYHIISQVGYMVAGVGIGTQLAINGACAHAFAHILYKGLLFMGCGAVLQMTGTSKFTELGGLYKKMPKTFLYTLIGGLSISAFPLFSGFVSKAMIVAAGYEVHNYWAAFLLTLASAGTFLHTGLKVPYFIWFGKNNCSKKTWQRAGDPPKNMQLAMFMAAALCIFVGCYTPYLYDMLPFPQAAATYHPYTAYHVAETLQILLFTALGFFLLLKKLSPEPTISLDLDWFYRKGGRLFYWLARKPVQTADTAVGEAWNKEGIVPLMRTARFWSWFDWHVIDTVVDGTARGVRALGGKLRLVQRGRLQISITYMAVLMAFALAFLALA; encoded by the coding sequence ATGATGATTGATACCTGGATTCATCCCTCGGCCATCCTGCTGGCTGGAGCCGTCATTCTGCCCTGTCTGCCCAAGGCGTGGCGCAAGATCTTCCTGGTTATGGTGCCCCTGCTGGCCTTTGCGGACGTGGTGAGCATGCAGGGTCACAATGGCGTGTTCGGAAGCCTGCGCTTTATGGACGCCACCATGATATTCGGCAGGGTGGACGCCCTGAGCATGGTCTTTGCCTACATCATGTCGCTCATGTGCATTATCGGCACGGTCTACGGGCTGCATGTGGAAAACCCGTTGGAGCAGTCCGCTGCCTGGGTTTACGTGGCGGGCTCACTGGGGGTCATCTTCTGCGGCGACTACCTGACGCTCTTCCTTTTCTGGGAGATCATGGCCTTTTCGTCGGTATTTCTGGTCTGGTTCCGCCGCCGCAAGGAATCGCTGGCCACGGGCTACAGATACCTGCTGGTGCATACGGCTGGCGGCCTCATGCTGCTGGCGGGCATTGTGCTGCGCTACAAGGCCACAGGCGGCGACATGTCCTTCGGCCCCATTGGCGTGGATTCACCGCAGCTTTACACCTGGCTCATCCTGGCCGGATTCCTGCTCAACGCGGCCGTGCCGCCGCTGCACGCCTGGCTGCCTGACGCTTATGGCGAAGCCACGGTGGCCGGCGCGGTGTTCATGTGCGCCTTTACCACCAAGACAGCCGTATACGCCTTGGCAAGAGGCTTTGCGGGCATGGAAATTCTGGTGCCGCTCGGCGTCATCATGGCTCTGTACGGCGTGGTTTACGCCGTGCTCGAAAACGACGCACGGCGGCTGCTGGCCTACCACATCATCAGCCAGGTGGGCTACATGGTGGCCGGTGTGGGCATAGGCACGCAACTGGCCATCAACGGCGCGTGCGCCCACGCCTTTGCCCATATTCTCTACAAGGGATTGCTCTTCATGGGTTGCGGCGCGGTGCTGCAGATGACCGGAACCAGCAAGTTCACGGAGCTTGGCGGGCTGTACAAAAAAATGCCCAAAACCTTCCTCTATACCCTTATTGGCGGCCTTTCCATCTCCGCCTTCCCCCTGTTCAGCGGTTTTGTGAGCAAGGCCATGATAGTGGCCGCCGGGTACGAAGTGCATAATTACTGGGCAGCGTTCCTGCTCACGCTGGCCTCTGCTGGTACATTCCTGCACACCGGGCTCAAGGTTCCCTACTTTATCTGGTTCGGCAAAAACAACTGCTCAAAAAAGACGTGGCAGCGCGCGGGCGATCCGCCCAAGAACATGCAGCTGGCCATGTTCATGGCCGCTGCCCTGTGCATCTTTGTGGGCTGCTACACCCCGTATCTCTACGACATGCTGCCCTTCCCGCAGGCTGCGGCCACATACCACCCCTACACTGCCTACCATGTGGCGGAAACCCTTCAGATCCTGCTGTTTACGGCTTTGGGCTTCTTTTTGCTGCTCAAAAAGCTTTCGCCGGAACCCACCATCAGCCTGGATCTGGACTGGTTTTACCGCAAGGGTGGAAGGCTTTTTTACTGGCTTGCGCGCAAGCCCGTACAAACGGCCGACACGGCGGTGGGCGAAGCCTGGAACAAGGAAGGCATTGTGCCGCTCATGCGGACGGCCCGCTTCTGGTCATGGTTTGATTGGCACGTCATTGATACCGTGGTTGACGGCACTGCCCGCGGCGTGCGGGCGCTGGGCGGCAAACTGCGGCTCGTGCAGCGCGGCAGGTTGCAGATCAGCATCACCTATATGGCCGTCCTGATGGCCTTTGCACTCGCGTTCCTGGCCTTGGCCTGA
- the nuoK gene encoding NADH-quinone oxidoreductase subunit NuoK, with translation MNILNLSQYIETYLFIGAVLFCMGLMGMAFRRTFIGMLIASELILSGASVNFMAFGRFVAQDQTTGQIATLFVMAIAAAEAVVALSIIMVVYRNYRTVDADAPKELKG, from the coding sequence GTGAATATTCTCAATCTGAGCCAGTACATTGAAACATATTTGTTCATCGGCGCGGTGCTGTTCTGCATGGGGCTTATGGGCATGGCTTTCAGGCGTACCTTCATCGGCATGCTCATCGCCTCCGAGCTTATCCTGAGCGGGGCCTCCGTAAACTTCATGGCTTTTGGCCGGTTTGTGGCCCAAGACCAGACCACCGGGCAGATAGCCACCCTTTTTGTCATGGCCATCGCCGCGGCAGAGGCTGTGGTGGCGCTTTCCATCATCATGGTTGTTTACCGCAATTATCGCACGGTGGACGCTGACGCCCCGAAGGAACTCAAAGGGTAG
- a CDS encoding monovalent cation/H+ antiporter subunit D family protein, which translates to MEIVASVKPLAAVLSALIGACMVMLSRRSPNVRESWSLVAALVMFGIILSMVPDVAPQPVGRGLTLHQTLFPILPGLSVSFRADAFSMVFALVGSFLWVITIFYSAGYMRSLEEHAQTRFNACFALTLFGAMGVAFADNLFTLYLFYEVVSICTYPLVAHHQDEESYSGGRKYIVYLTTTAKGLVLPAMILIYVLTGTLDFTHNSHLSVLAPEINTTLVTILYVCCLLGFAKNGIMPFHNWLPGAMVAPTPVSALLHAVAVVTVGVFCTTRVMLYVFGTDLMTRLNLGIPTAYFVSFTILMASIIALSKDNLKARLAYSTVSQLSYIILGVALLTVDGIQGGVVHMANHAFAKITLFFCAGAVYVATHKKCISEMSGLGRSMPITFAAFGVASLSMIGAPPVAGFVTKWKLLTGAMEMPTHAMGILLVLLASTLLNVAYFAPVTFKAFFGKRPEGEPETGMREAPMAMVIPILVAAAISVILGIYPDIIMVFVKAVTG; encoded by the coding sequence ATGGAGATTGTTGCATCCGTAAAACCGCTGGCAGCCGTGCTTTCGGCCCTTATAGGGGCCTGCATGGTCATGCTTTCCAGACGGTCCCCCAACGTGCGTGAGTCCTGGTCGCTGGTAGCGGCGCTGGTCATGTTCGGCATTATCCTTTCAATGGTGCCGGATGTGGCCCCGCAACCCGTGGGGCGCGGCCTTACGCTGCACCAGACGCTCTTCCCCATACTCCCCGGCCTTTCGGTGAGTTTTCGCGCCGACGCCTTTTCAATGGTCTTTGCCCTGGTGGGTTCATTCCTGTGGGTCATCACCATCTTCTATTCGGCAGGCTACATGCGCAGCCTGGAAGAACACGCCCAGACGCGCTTTAACGCCTGTTTTGCCCTGACACTTTTTGGGGCCATGGGCGTGGCCTTTGCGGACAACCTTTTTACGCTCTACCTGTTCTATGAGGTGGTGAGCATCTGCACCTACCCTCTGGTGGCCCACCATCAGGATGAAGAAAGCTACAGCGGCGGGCGCAAGTACATCGTTTACCTGACCACCACGGCCAAGGGTCTTGTGCTTCCTGCCATGATACTCATCTACGTGCTCACCGGCACGCTGGACTTCACCCACAACAGCCATTTGAGCGTTCTTGCCCCTGAAATAAACACGACGCTCGTGACCATTCTTTATGTCTGCTGCCTGCTGGGCTTTGCCAAAAACGGCATCATGCCCTTCCACAACTGGCTGCCGGGCGCAATGGTGGCCCCCACGCCGGTTTCCGCCCTGCTGCACGCCGTGGCAGTGGTCACGGTGGGCGTGTTCTGCACCACGCGGGTCATGCTCTATGTCTTTGGCACCGACCTCATGACCAGGCTCAACCTGGGCATACCCACAGCCTACTTTGTTTCCTTTACCATTCTGATGGCTTCAATCATTGCCCTGAGCAAGGACAACCTCAAGGCCCGCCTGGCCTACTCCACTGTGAGCCAGCTTTCCTACATCATACTGGGTGTGGCCCTGCTCACCGTGGACGGCATACAGGGCGGTGTGGTGCACATGGCCAACCACGCCTTCGCCAAGATCACGCTCTTCTTCTGTGCTGGCGCAGTTTACGTGGCCACCCACAAGAAGTGCATTTCCGAAATGAGCGGTCTTGGCCGCTCCATGCCCATCACTTTTGCCGCGTTTGGCGTGGCCTCGCTTTCAATGATTGGCGCGCCGCCAGTGGCGGGCTTTGTGACCAAATGGAAGCTGCTGACCGGGGCAATGGAAATGCCCACGCACGCCATGGGCATTCTGCTTGTGCTGCTGGCCAGTACCCTGCTCAACGTGGCCTACTTTGCGCCCGTGACCTTCAAAGCCTTTTTCGGCAAGCGCCCGGAGGGAGAGCCTGAAACCGGCATGCGCGAAGCTCCGATGGCCATGGTTATTCCCATCCTCGTCGCGGCGGCCATATCCGTTATTCTAGGCATCTATCCCGACATCATCATGGTTTTTGTGAAGGCGGTGACAGGATGA
- a CDS encoding NADH-quinone oxidoreductase subunit J family protein, which translates to MPTSDLLQTIAEIIFLVFVAATFFGAAVAVTTRRLIRSVAGLALCLMGVAGLYYFLSSPFLAFMQILIYVGAVCVTLVFAIMLAERSYRAQEVKKGPLVLALGTLGGSVFTATLLATSMTARWSDIPLKQADGSLERIGQSLLSTYSMSFELISVVLLVAMVGALVLAREGRDRQ; encoded by the coding sequence ATGCCCACTTCCGATTTGTTGCAGACCATCGCCGAGATCATCTTTCTGGTCTTTGTGGCGGCGACCTTTTTCGGGGCTGCGGTAGCCGTGACCACGCGCCGGCTCATACGCAGCGTGGCGGGTCTGGCCCTGTGCCTCATGGGTGTGGCGGGCCTCTACTACTTCCTGTCCAGCCCCTTTCTGGCTTTCATGCAGATACTCATCTACGTCGGGGCCGTCTGCGTAACCCTCGTTTTCGCCATCATGCTGGCTGAGCGGTCATACCGCGCGCAAGAGGTGAAAAAAGGGCCGCTGGTCCTGGCCCTGGGCACTCTGGGCGGCAGCGTGTTTACGGCTACCCTGCTGGCCACGTCCATGACCGCCCGCTGGAGCGACATTCCGCTGAAACAGGCCGACGGTTCGCTTGAACGCATCGGGCAATCCCTGCTTTCCACCTATTCCATGAGTTTTGAACTCATTTCCGTGGTGCTGCTGGTGGCCATGGTCGGCGCTCTTGTGCTGGCCCGCGAAGGGAGGGACAGACAGTGA